From one Trifolium pratense cultivar HEN17-A07 linkage group LG1, ARS_RC_1.1, whole genome shotgun sequence genomic stretch:
- the LOC123922472 gene encoding FCS-Like Zinc finger 8-like, producing the protein MLLRNRSRVVTRQSLMGEQSPNQNLITTTIPSLFGSPNYRDFHFTSKKSLYGTEALISPTSILDSKALSHFENPFSINNRNKVCSSSRDKVDSRIIGLGLVGVLKDETFHQNSEKLSNRKVLFGTELRVNIPPLPTSTFESKTDFFGGKINDSQNGVLSLSEMELSEEYTCVKSHGPNPKTTHIFDNCVVESYCSVPNSPHYFSLNFLSFCHTCKNHLEHTKDIFIYRGEKAFCSQECRHKEMVLDGAEN; encoded by the exons ATGCTACTTAGAAACAGATCAAGAGTAGTGACCAGACAAAGTTTGATGGGTGAACAATCACCAAATCAAAACTTGATCACTACAACTATTCCATCTCTATTTGGTTCACCAAACTATAGAGATTTTCATTTCACTTCTAAAAAATCTCTCTATGGAACTGAAGCTTTGATAAGTCCAACATCAATTCTTGACTCAAAAGCTTTAAGTCATTTTGAGAATCCTTTCTCAATTAACAATAGGAACAAAGTTTGTAGTAGCTCAAGAGACAAAGTAGATTCAAGAATCATTGGACTTGGTCTTGTTGGTGTTCTAAAAGATGAAACTTTTCATcaaaattctgaaaaactaAGTAATAGAAAAGTTCTGTTTGGAACTGAACTTAGAGTGAACATTCCTCCCTTGCCCACTTCCACGTTTGAGtcaaaaactgatttttttggTGGCAAAATCAATGATTCACAAAATGGTGTTCTTAGTTTGAGTGAAATGGAACTTTCTGAAGAATACACATGTGTGAAATCACATGGTCCAAATCCAAAAACAActcatatatttgataattgtgTTGTGGAAAGTTACTGTTCTGTCCCTAATAGTCCTCACTATTTTTCACTGAATTTTCTTAGTTTTTGTCACACTTGCAAAAATCATCTTGAGCATACAAAAGACATCTTCATTTACAG aGGTGAAAAAGCTTTTTGCAGCCAAGAATGTCGACACAAAGAGATGGTGTTAGATGGAGCAGAAAATTAA